ATGATCGCTTTTCGCTCGATTTCGGTAATGTTTGTTGGCGCACAAATCATAATGTTGGGCTTGGATAAGAAGCCCTTAACGCTCAGTTTATTAATAAAGTAGGAAAGCATGGCTTCGGTAATATCAAAATCAGAAATGACCCCGTCCTTTAACGGCCGGATCGCCCGAATGTTACCGGGCGTCCGTCCCACCATCCGGTAGGCTTCGGATCCCACCGCCAATACCTTATCGGTTTTCGTATCAATCGCCACCACCGACGGCTCGTTTAATACGATACCCTTGCCGACCACGTAAATTAAAACGTTCGCGGTCCCCAGATCAATTCCAATGTCTTTCGCCATACTATTGTTTCCTCCTGATTTTTAATGCCAATTTTCAACATTTCATTATACCATAATCCCCCGAAACTCTAAAAGGTTTGTCCGGGACAACGAAAAAGGTGGCTGTTCGCCACCTTTCAGTTGTTTAAACTTCGTTATTAATTCGCTTATTCTTAAGCACAACTGCCTCGTTATCCGGTACAGAAATCCGGTTCACTTGGGCCCCTAGTGCGGTCAACTTCTTGTGGAACTCGTAGTAGCCGCGGTCCAGGTACTTCAAGTTAGTCACCTGGGTGTACCCATCAGCTACCAGACCAGCCAAGACCAGCGCCGCGGCAGCCCGCAAATCGGTAGCGGCCACCTCAGCACCGTTAAAATCGGTTGGCCCGTGCATCACCACGGTCCGGCCATTAATTTGGAACTGAGCGTTCATCCGCCGCAGCTCCTCCAGATGCATGAAACGGTTTTCAAAGACGGTTTCAGTCATGGTACTAGTTCCTTCAGCGGCTAACTGCAGAATGGTCATCTGCGGCTGCATATCCGTTGGGAACCCTGGATAAGGTAAGGTTTTCACATCGGTGGGTTGTAACGTCTGTGGTCCGATTACCCGGATGCCTTCAGTTTCTTCGGTAACCTGAACCCCCATCTCCTGGAGTTTGGAAATCAACGGCTTGTTGTGTTCGACAATGCCGTCTTGAATCAATACGTTCCCGTGGGTCAACGCCGCAGCAACCATAAAGGTTCCCGCCTCGATCCGGTCCTGCACGACGTTATGATCCGTACCGTGCATGGCCGCAACACCCTCGATCCGAATCGTTTCGGTCCCGGCACCGCGAACGTGAGCTCCCATCTTATTCAACACGTTGGCTAAATCCACGATTTCAGGTTCGCGGGCCACGTTGTCAATTTCGGTGGTTCCTTGGGCTAAACAAGCGGCCATCATGATATTTTGCGTGGCCCCAACACTCGGAAAGTCTAAGTAGATATGGCTCCCAGTTAAATGATCGGCGAACGCTTCGATGTACCCGTCATGCTGTTCGATCCGGGCACCTAAGGCCTCTAACCCCTTCAGATGCAGGTCAATCGGCCGTGTTCCAATGGCACAGCCCCCCGGTAATGCGACTCGGGCATGGCCTAACCGGGCTACCAGTGGCCCCATGACCACAATCGAGGCCCGCATTTTCGAAACGTACTCAAACGGCGCTTCACTCGACAGTTGCTTAGTTGCATCAATCGTGATTTGTCGGTGAGCTTCATCAAAATCCACGCTTAAATTCAAGAACCGCAGAACCTTATTCATCGTGTAGACGTCAGATAGGACCGGAACATTTGCTAAATGTGTAATCCCATCACGTGCTAAGATGGACGCTGCCAGAATAGGCAAAACGGCGTTCTTAGCGCCTTCGATGTGGACAACACCAGATAAGCGGTTCCCACCATGAACAACGATTTTTTCCATAGGATACCTCCAAAAGTTTGATGGGTCTACCGCACCAGGTAGCCCAGATTACGAACATTATCAATGAAATCTAGGAAAAATGAGCTGCAGCCAAAACCCACTGCCACGGCAAGCATCACAATTAAAACTCGGGCTTGTCGCGGGTTAAATGGCATCAATCGTTCAATATGCAGCGCCGAAATCGCCCAAAAGGCCAGCGCGATAAAGCTTAAATGACTAATAATGGTTAAAATTCCTTGGATGCCAAGTAACTTCATCAGCTCAATCCTTCCCAAACATTCCCATTAACTATAGCATAATTTGTGCGTCCTGTCCTTGCGAATCCTTTAAAAACGGCAGTTGTAATATTACATTTACCAATAATCGCCTTAGTGGTTACGACCGAGCTTATTCAACGCTTCACGTGATGTCCCCACCCAACTTCGCGCCGTCCCCAAAACGAGAGTGGGGCAGACGGTGGTTAGCTGGTTTCGCCATCAAATGGGCGGAGACGAAAAACGAGCCTGGGACTTTTGTCCCAAGCTCGTTTGGTATTCACGTTTAGTGCTTAGCCACATTGATCCGGTTAACAGCTCGCCGCAAAGCAACCTGTGCCCGAGCCAAATTGTCCGCATCATGAGCAGCTTGCGCCTTCTTGATGGTCTCTTCGGCCCGTTGCCGAGCATTTTCAGCCCGCGCAACGTCAATGTCATCTTGACGTTCCGCACTGTCAGCAACAATGGTAGCCGTGTTGTTGGAGAATTCCAAGAAGCCGCCGTTAACGGCAATCTTGTCTTCTGCATCATCATGCTGTACCCGCACGACATTCACCGCCAAAGGGGAAATGACCGGGACGTGGTTCGGCATGATCCCCAATTCTCCCACCTCAGTCGTCACGACTAAGAAGGTTCCTTGGTGTTCGTACACACGACCATCGGGAGTGACGATACTAACGGATAAAACTGATGCATTATCAGCCAATTAGAATCCCTCCCTAGTTGTTTTCGAGCGCTTCGTTCATTTGCTTGGCCTTCGCCACAGCGTCTTCGATACTCCCACAGTTCCGGAAGGCATCTTCAGGAAGATCATCATACTTCCCTTCAAGGATGTCCTTGAAACTCCGAATCGTATCATCCAACTTCACGTACTTCCCATCCATCCCCGTAAACTGAGATGCCACGGAAAATGGTTGTGACAAGAAGAACTGAATGCGCCGCGCCCGGTTAACAATCGTACGTTCTTCTTCAGACAGTTCGTCCATCCCTAAGATGGAGATGATGTCTTGCAGTTCGTGATACCGTTGTAAGACGTGTTGCACGTCCGTCGCCACATCGTAGTGTTCTTGACCCACAATTTCTGGGGCCAAGGCCGTTGACGTCGAAGCCAACGGGTCCACGGCCGGGTAAATCCCTTGTTGCGTCAAAGAACGTTCCAAGTTGGTCGTGGCATCCAAATGGGCGAAAGTCGTGGCTGGCGCAGGGTCGGTATAGTCATCGGCAGGCACGTAGACGGCTTGAATCGAGGTGATAGACCCCTTCTTAGTCGACGTAATCCGTTCCTGCAACTGACCCATTTCGGTAGCCAACGTTGGTTGGTACCCAACGGCTGAAGGAATCCGACCTAACAAGGCCGAAACTTCAGAACCGGCTTGGGTGAACCGGAAGATGTTGTCGATAAACAACAGCACATCTTGGCCCTTAACATCCCGGAAGTATTCCGCGATGGTCAACCCAGTCAAGGCCACCCGCATCCGGGCACCAGGAGGTTCGTTCATTTGTCCGTAAACCATGGCGGTTTGCTTCAAAACACCGGAACCCTTCATTTCCCAGTACATATCGTTACCTTCAC
Above is a window of Levilactobacillus zymae DNA encoding:
- the murA gene encoding UDP-N-acetylglucosamine 1-carboxyvinyltransferase, with protein sequence MEKIVVHGGNRLSGVVHIEGAKNAVLPILAASILARDGITHLANVPVLSDVYTMNKVLRFLNLSVDFDEAHRQITIDATKQLSSEAPFEYVSKMRASIVVMGPLVARLGHARVALPGGCAIGTRPIDLHLKGLEALGARIEQHDGYIEAFADHLTGSHIYLDFPSVGATQNIMMAACLAQGTTEIDNVAREPEIVDLANVLNKMGAHVRGAGTETIRIEGVAAMHGTDHNVVQDRIEAGTFMVAAALTHGNVLIQDGIVEHNKPLISKLQEMGVQVTEETEGIRVIGPQTLQPTDVKTLPYPGFPTDMQPQMTILQLAAEGTSTMTETVFENRFMHLEELRRMNAQFQINGRTVVMHGPTDFNGAEVAATDLRAAAALVLAGLVADGYTQVTNLKYLDRGYYEFHKKLTALGAQVNRISVPDNEAVVLKNKRINNEV
- a CDS encoding DUF1146 family protein yields the protein MKLLGIQGILTIISHLSFIALAFWAISALHIERLMPFNPRQARVLIVMLAVAVGFGCSSFFLDFIDNVRNLGYLVR
- a CDS encoding F0F1 ATP synthase subunit epsilon; this encodes MADNASVLSVSIVTPDGRVYEHQGTFLVVTTEVGELGIMPNHVPVISPLAVNVVRVQHDDAEDKIAVNGGFLEFSNNTATIVADSAERQDDIDVARAENARQRAEETIKKAQAAHDADNLARAQVALRRAVNRINVAKH
- the atpD gene encoding F0F1 ATP synthase subunit beta, with translation MSTGKVVQVIGPVVDVEFPLNDELPDINTALNIKKDDGSVLVTEVALELGDGVMRTIAMDGTDGLRRGMEVENTKASISVPVGDDTLGRVFNVLGEPIDGGAEFGPDAERMPIHRDAPKYDELNPTTEILETGIKVIDLLEPYVRGGKIGLFGGAGVGKTVLIQELIHNIAQGHNGISVFTGVGERTREGNDMYWEMKGSGVLKQTAMVYGQMNEPPGARMRVALTGLTIAEYFRDVKGQDVLLFIDNIFRFTQAGSEVSALLGRIPSAVGYQPTLATEMGQLQERITSTKKGSITSIQAVYVPADDYTDPAPATTFAHLDATTNLERSLTQQGIYPAVDPLASTSTALAPEIVGQEHYDVATDVQHVLQRYHELQDIISILGMDELSEEERTIVNRARRIQFFLSQPFSVASQFTGMDGKYVKLDDTIRSFKDILEGKYDDLPEDAFRNCGSIEDAVAKAKQMNEALENN